TAGTCAATATTAATGTACGTAAAGCTACTGCACTGAATCATTCTGCGACACATTTGTTACATGCAGCTTTAAGAAAAGTCTTAGGCGATCATGTACAACAAAAAGGTTCATTAGTTGATAGCCAACGCCTTCGTTTTGACTTTAGCCATTTTGAAGCTGTGACTCCCTTACAAATTGAAGAGTTGGAACGATTAGTCAATGAGCAAATACGCCTAAATACTCAAGTTCAAACCAAAATTACTGATATAGACACTGCCAAAGAAATGGGAGCTATGGCTCTATTTGGAGAAAAATACGGTGATGTAGTACGTGTTCTTTCAATGGGTAGTGGTTTCTCTGTTGAACTTTGTGGTGGTACTCACGTTGATCGTACAGGTGATATTGGTCTATTTAAAATTATTGCGGAAACAGGTATTGCTTCAGGCGTGCGTCGTATTGAAGCAGTAACTGGTGCTATTGCCTTTGATTATTTAAACTCCGCAGACAGCGATTTAAAGACAGCTGCGCAATTATTAAAGGGTAACAAAGATAACTTCTTTGAAAAACTGAAATCTGTATTAGAGCAGAATCGTCAGTTGGAAAAAGATATAGAGCAACTAAAAGCGAAATTAGCTTCAGCTGCAGGTAGTGATTTAGTATCTAATGCATTAGATATTAAAGGCGTAAAAGTTTTAGCAACACGTATTGATGGTCAAGATAATAAGGCATTATTGGCCTTATTAGACCAACTTAAAAATAAATTAGGTTCAGCTGTTATTTTATTAGCTAGTGAGTTAGATGGTAAAGCTGTTTTAGTCGCAGGTGTAACAGATGATCTAAGTAGTAAATTAAAAGCAGGGGACTTAATTAAACAAGCCTGTGAAGTAGTAGAAGGTAAGGGCGGTGGTCGTCCAACTATGGCACAAGGTAGTGGCAGTAATGTTTCAAAAATAGATGAGGCATTAACTTTAGCAACTACTTTTGTAGAACAGACTTTATAGCAAAATAATTGCACAATAGCGTTAGGCAGTTAATATTATGGCATTAATTGTACAAAAATTTGGTGGTACTTCAGTCGGCTCTGTTGAACGAATTCAGCAAGTAGCGCAGAAAATTAAGAAGTTTAAAGCAGAAGGTAATGATCTTGTTATCGTTGTTTCTGCAATGAGTGGCGAAACTAATAGGCTATTAGGTCTTGCTAAGCAGATTACAGATCGTCCTAATCTGAGAGAGCTTGATGTAATGGTCTCTACAGGTGAGCAGGTTACAATAGCGTTATTATGCCTTGCTTTAGAGACTATTGGTGTACCTGCTAAATCGTATACTGGTGCACAAGTTAGAATACAAACGGATAGTTCTCATACTAAAGCGCGTATTTTAAGTATTGATGACCATAATATTAAAGCAGATCTTAAAGCGGGTAGAGTAGTAGTTGTAGCGGGTTTCCAAGGTGTAGATGATAATGGAAATATTACTACATTAGGGCGTGGTGGTTCTGATACTACAGGTGTAGCCCTAGCTGCGGCTTTAAAGGCTGATGAATGCCAAATTTATACAGATGTTGATGGTGTTTATACAACGGATCCAAGGATAGAGCCTAAGGCACGTCGTTTAGAAAAAATTACTTTTGAAGAAATGCTAGAAATGGCTAGTTTAGGTTCAAAAGTATTGCAAATTCGTTCAGTTGAATTTGCTGGCAAATATAATGTGCCATTACGTGTATTACATAGCTTTAAAGAAGGGTCTGGTACTCTTATAACAATTGATGAAGAGGTTTCTGTGGAACAGCCTATTATTTCTGGTATAGCTTTTAGTAGAGATGAAGCTAAGCTAACTATTCGTGGAGTGCCAGATACTCCAGGAGTAGCATCTGATATTCTAGGGCCTATCAGTGCTGCTAATATTGAAGTAGATATGATAGTTCAGAATATATCTCAAGATGGGACAACAGATTTTACGTTTACGGTATCTCGTAATGAATATCAAACGGCACTCGATATCTTAAATGATACAGCCAAAAAGATTTCAGCGCGAGAGGTTGCTGGTAACCTAGATATTGCTAAAGTATCTATTGTTGGAGTGGGTATGCGCTCTCATGCAGGTGTTGCTAGCCGTATGTTTGGAGTACTTGCTAAGGAAGGTATTAATATTCTTATGATATCAACTTCAGAAATTAAAATTTCTGTATTGATTGAAGAGAAGTATTTGGAGTTAGCAGTTAGGTCATTGCATACTGCATTTGAACTAGATGCACCAGATAAAACTTTAGATTAATTAAATGTTTTGAAACAAAAGGGTGCTTTTTTTAATTCATTATGCCCTTATTATTAAAGGTGATTGTTTTAAAAAAGTAAGGTTATAGTATTTCCATTTTGTGAAATATTATGTGTTCAATTTTACATCCTAGAAGTACTTGTGAGGAGATAGGGAATGTTAATTCTAACCCGTAAGGTTGGGGAAGCTTTAATGGTAGGTGATGATGTTAATATCACTGTATTAGGTGTTAAAGGTAACCAGGTTCGTATTGGTGTGAGCGCGCCTAAAGAGGTAGCGGTACATCGCGAAGAGATTTATCAACGTATTCAAAAGGAAAAAAATCAAGCTGTAAAGCCTGAATAGGAAAAATTTGAAAAAAATGAAAATTTTGCTTTTCAAATGACTAAAAAAAAGGTAGGATACGCCCCCAATACCGGAGAGGTGGCCGAGAGGCCGAAGGCACTCCCCTGCTAAGGGAGCATACCTCAAAAGGGTATCGGGGGTTCGAATCCCCCCCTCTCCGCCATAGGAATTATTAGACCCCTTGTTATTGCAAGGGGTTTTTATTTTGTATAACAAAAAAAGCTATCTGAATTGTATTTATAAAAATATCCAAACTATCTCCTTTATTAATACTCAACCAGTAAAAATAGTAATAATTAATATAATATTAAAGTTATTATGGAATACTGTGTTGATTAGAGAATAGTATTATTCTTTGTTTACATATATAAGCTAACGATGCGCTGTTTTATTAGGATAATAAAAAGTGTGAGTAAATAATAAAAAACTAGAATGTGCCATATTATGGATATAAAGCATATAATTTTTTAGCAATGCCTTTTTACAGCCAAATCCTTGCAAATGTATTAGCAGGGGGCTAGCTTTTAAATTTAAGACACTGTTGCCATGGGGCGCTACCCAAGATATGGCGCCCATATGATCCTATAACCCTTAAATATGATAAGCAAACGCGACGTTATGCTAAATTTTGGTTTAATATGTGTGATTAAAAGTTAAGAGATCATTTTTATTTGACGAACTCTAAAATAAGTCAGTTGAAAAACCAAGAGCATGTTAATTTAATGGAAAAACAATTTGTAGATTAAGATGCTTTATAGGTAACTTAATATATTAAGCTACCTTGTTTTGTTTTTTTCTAATAGCCCATTCTTCTGCTAATAGGCCATATAGCTCTGAATCACAATGTTCACCATGAATAATCCAACGTTGTTTTAAATAGCCATCTTTGTGAAAGCCTAAATGGTCTAATGTTTTGCCAGAGCAAGTATCATGTGGATCAATTTCAGCTTCTATACGGTTAAGATGTAAGTTATCAAAGGCGAAACTCAGAAACTCATAAAGTGCCTCACGCATATAACCTTTATTCCAAGCATGAGTTGCTAGACCATAACCGATTTCAGCGCGTTTGGCGTTTTTTAGAATATTAAATAATAAACATGTACCTATTAATTTATTATCACTTTTTCTGATAATACCTAGCGTTAGTTGGGTTTTAGCCTTCATTGCTTTATTGGCTTCATCTATTACTTTATAGGCACGTTCAATACATTTGATAGGATCCGTTTTCCAGTAGCGCAGAACTTCAGTATCAAACATTATTTTATATAAATCATGAGCATCCTGAGCGACAAGGGGGCGTAATAATAGTCGCGCAGTATTTAAAGTTGTTGTTGAAAATGAAGTCATCACAATATTCCTCTTTTATAGTTATACTCCTTATAAGGCTGTAAATTCTTCATTTATTATGGTTACTGTATATTAACCTTTAGTATAGTGTGGTTATTTTTTAGGTCTTTCTTTGTTGTTTTTTAAAAAGTATTTGTTTTAAATCAATTTTCTTTAATTGGTACTGGTAAATTTTCTATTCCTTTTGGTTATAGAATTAATAAAAATTATAAATTTGTTTTATTACTAATAAACCCCTACTATAGATACATATAAAAGATTAATAAATAGTTTTGATGAGGAAATATCATGTCTGCTAAGACGTTATACGATAAATTATGGGATCAGCACTTGGTCAAACAACGTGATGATGGTTCCGCTTTAATTTATATTGATCGCCAAATTTTGCATGAGGTAACTTCTCCACAGGCATTTGAGGGGCTTCGCTTAGCGGGTCGTAAACCTTGGCGAATTGATGCCAATATTGCTACACCTGATCATAATGTGCCTACTACACCAGATCGTAAAGGCGGTATTGAGTCTATTACTGATCCAGTATCGCGTTTACAGGTAGAAACCTTAGACAAAAACTGTGATGACTTTGGTATATTAGAATTCAAGATGAATGATACTCGCCAAGGTATTGTACATGTGATTAGCCCTGAACAAGGTACTACCTTGCCAGGCATGACCATTGTATGTGGTGACTCCCATACTTCAACTCATGGTGCTTTAGGTGCATTAGCGCATGGCATTGGTACTTCTGAGGTTGAACATGTGTTAGCTACGCAATGTTTAGTGGCTAAGAAAATGAAGAATATGTTAGTCAAAGTAGAGGGCAAATTGGCTGCGGGTGTAACGTCTAAAGATATTGTATTGGCAGTGATTGGTAAAATAGGAACTGCAGGTGGTACGGGGCATGCTATGGAGTTTGCTGGTAGTGCTATCCGTGACTTATCGGTTGAAGGCCGTATGACAATATGTAATATGTCTATTGAGGCAGGTGCTAGGGTAGGCTTAGTGGCTGTTGATGACAAGACTATTGATTATGTAAAAGGTCGTCCTTTTGCACCAAAAGGTGATAATTGGGATAAGGCTGTTGCTGCATGGCAAGATTTAGTATCAGATCCCGATGCTCATTTTGACACTGTAGTAGAGTTAGATGCTGCTACTATTAAACCTCAGGTAAGTTGGGGAACTTCGCCAGAAATGGTATTGCCAGTAGATGCGATAGTGCCTGATCCAGCCAAAGAAGTTGATCCTATTAAGCGTGGTTCTATCGAACGGGCTTTAAAATATATGGGTTTACAAGCAAACCAAGCGATTACTGATATTAAAGTGGATAAAGTATTTATTGGCTCTTGTACTAACTCTCGTATTGAGGATATTAGAGCGGCAGCAGAAGTAGCTAAAGGGCGTAAAGTGGCTGCTAATGTCAAATTAGCAATGGTTGTACCAGGTTCTGGTTTAGTGAAAGAACAGGCTGAACAAGAAGGTTTAGATAAAATCTTTATTGAAGCCGGTTTTGAGTGGCGTGAACCGGGTTGCTCTATGTGTTTAGCCATGAATCCTGATCGCTTAGAAAGTGGTGAGCATTGTGCATCAACCTCTAATAGAAACTTTGAAGGTCGCCAAGGTGCAGGTGGTCGTACTCATTTGGTGAGCCCTGCAATGGCTGCAGCAGCGGCAGTGACAGGCCATTTTATTGATGTTCGTGAATTAATGAAGGAAGGAGCATAAGATGAAACCCTATACTAAAGTAACTGGCTTAGTAGCTCCTTTAGATCGTGCTAATGTGGATACTGACCAAATTATCCCAAAACAGTTTTTAAAATCAATTAAACGTACTGGTTTTGGGGTGAACTTATTTGATGAATGGCGTTATTTAGATGTGGGCTATCCTGGGCAAGATTGCTCAACTAGACCTATTAATAAAGAGTTTGTACTTAATCAGCCTCGTTACCAAGGTGCTACGGTATTAATTGCTCGTGAGAATTTTGGTTGTGGTTCATCCCGTGAACATGCACCTTGGGCATTGGAAGAGTACGGTTTTCGTACTGTAATTGCGCCAAGTTATGCAGATATTTTCTTTAATAACAGTTTTAAAAATGGTTTATTGCCTATTATTTTAACTGAACAAGAAGTAGATGAGTTATTTAAAGCGGTAGAAGCGAAAGAAGGTTATCAATTAACAATAGACTTAGCTAGCCAAACAGTAACTACGCCAGAAGGTAAGCAATACCACTTTGAAGTGGATGCTTTCCGTAAGCACTGTTTATTAAATGGTTTGGATGATATTGGTTTAACTTTACAAGATGCTGATACCATTCGCAGCTTTGAAGAAAAACATAAGCAGGCGCAGCCTTGGTTATTTCAAAACAAGTAGAGTATAGCTGATGAAAGATCATAAGCAGGTGGTGGATAAACAGTTTGGTGAGCAAGCTAATGCCTATTTAACCAGTGCTGTTCATGCCCAAGGTGAGGAGTTTAGTTTATTACAACAGGCTGTTGCTAATTGTCAGCATGCAGATGTATTAGATTTAGGCTGTGGTGCAGGGCATGTGAGTTTTCATGTGGCGCCCTCCGTTAATAAGGTGGTGGCCTATGATCTTTCTGAATCAATGCTGGAAGTTGTTGCTGCAAGCAGTGTTGCCAAAAATTTAGGCAATATAGAAACAGTGCAAGGTGTTGCTGAATCCTTACCCTTTGCGGATAATAGTTTTGATTTTGTATTTAGTCGCTATTCTGCCCATCATTGGCAAGATTTAGGGATTGCTTTACGTGAAGTAAAGCGTGTGTTAAAACCATCAGGAATAGCGGCATTTATTGATGTAGTATCACCTGAACAGCCCCTATTAGATACCTATTTACAGACATTAGAAGTATTGCGTGATACTAGTCATGTGCGTGATTATTCTGTAGCAGAATGGGTAAGGCAATTAGGTGAAGCGCAATTAATTGTTACTAAGCACCATAAGCAAAAATTACGTTTAGAGTTTACTAGTTGGGTAGAGCGGATGCGTACTCCAGAGGTGTATAGATCGGCTATCTTAGCTTTGCAACAAGCAATGGCACAAGAAGTAAGAGATTATTTTGAAATAGATCAGCAAGGCTCATTTTCTACTGATGTATTAGTAGTATGGGCTACTAAGTTATAACTGGATATTTAATTAAAAAGTGAATTGGGAATATTATTATGAGTAAGAAAATTTTAGTACTACCAGGTGATGGTATTGGTCCAGAAATCGTTGCTGAAGCGGTTAAAGTATTAGATGTTATTAATGATAAATATAACTTAGGTTTTGAGTTAACAGAAGATGCTATTGGTGGTGCGGCTGTCGATAAATATGGTGTTCCGTTAGCTGACTCAACCTTAGCGACTGCTCGTGAAGTAGATGCTGTGTTATTAGGTTCTGTAGGTGGCCCTAAATGGGATACTATTGAGCGTAGCATTCGCCCTGAAAAAGGTTTATTAAAAATTCGTTCTGAACTAGGGCTATTTGCTAACTTACGTCCTGCTATTTTGTATCCTCAATTGGCAGATGCTTCTAGTTTAAAAGCTGAGTTTGTAGCTGGGTTAGATATCTTAATTGTCCGTGAGCTAACGGGCGGTATCTATTTTGGTGAGCCAAGAGGTATCCGCACTTTAGAGAATGGCGAACGTCAAGGTTATAACACCTTACCTTATCGTGAGAGTGAAATAGAGCGTATTGCTAGAGTGGGCTTTGAAATGGCGCAATTACGTAATAAAAAGCTTTGTTCTGTGGATAAGGCCAATGTAATGGAAGCTAGCCAATTATGGCGTGAAGTCGTTAATAATATTGCTAAGGACTATCCAGATGTAGAGTTATCGCATATGTATGTAGATAATGCAGCTATGCAACTGGTACGTTTACCTAAACAATTTGATGTGATCGTAACAGAAAATATGTTTGGTGATATTTTATCTGATCAGGCTTCAATGTTAACGGGTTCTATTGGTATGCTCCCTTCTGCTTCATTAGATGCCAATGGTAAGGGTATGTATGAGCCTAGCCATGGTTCAGCACCAGATATTGCTGGAAAAAATATTGCTAACCCATTGGCAACTATCTTGTCCGTCGCTATGATGTTGCGTTATACCTTTAAGCACACTGAATCAGCTAACTTAATTGAAAAAGCAGTAGGTTTGACTTTAGACAAAAATTTGCGAACTGCTGATATTATGTCTATAGGATGTGATAAAGTATCTACTTCAGAAATGGGTAATGCAGTTGTTGCAGAGTTAAAGAAGTTGTAATTTGTTAGTCACTGGGGCATTAATGCACTAAGTATTTAGAGGAAACAATATTATATGATGCGCGTAGGTTTAATTGGTTGGCGTGGAATGGTTGGTTCGGTCCTTATGCAACGTATGCAAGAGGAAATGGATTTTAATCTTATTGAGCCTGTATTTTTT
This portion of the Entomomonas sp. E2T0 genome encodes:
- a CDS encoding aspartate kinase; protein product: MALIVQKFGGTSVGSVERIQQVAQKIKKFKAEGNDLVIVVSAMSGETNRLLGLAKQITDRPNLRELDVMVSTGEQVTIALLCLALETIGVPAKSYTGAQVRIQTDSSHTKARILSIDDHNIKADLKAGRVVVVAGFQGVDDNGNITTLGRGGSDTTGVALAAALKADECQIYTDVDGVYTTDPRIEPKARRLEKITFEEMLEMASLGSKVLQIRSVEFAGKYNVPLRVLHSFKEGSGTLITIDEEVSVEQPIISGIAFSRDEAKLTIRGVPDTPGVASDILGPISAANIEVDMIVQNISQDGTTDFTFTVSRNEYQTALDILNDTAKKISAREVAGNLDIAKVSIVGVGMRSHAGVASRMFGVLAKEGINILMISTSEIKISVLIEEKYLELAVRSLHTAFELDAPDKTLD
- the csrA gene encoding carbon storage regulator CsrA — translated: MLILTRKVGEALMVGDDVNITVLGVKGNQVRIGVSAPKEVAVHREEIYQRIQKEKNQAVKPE
- a CDS encoding GNAT family N-acetyltransferase — its product is MTSFSTTTLNTARLLLRPLVAQDAHDLYKIMFDTEVLRYWKTDPIKCIERAYKVIDEANKAMKAKTQLTLGIIRKSDNKLIGTCLLFNILKNAKRAEIGYGLATHAWNKGYMREALYEFLSFAFDNLHLNRIEAEIDPHDTCSGKTLDHLGFHKDGYLKQRWIIHGEHCDSELYGLLAEEWAIRKKQNKVA
- the leuC gene encoding 3-isopropylmalate dehydratase large subunit, whose translation is MSAKTLYDKLWDQHLVKQRDDGSALIYIDRQILHEVTSPQAFEGLRLAGRKPWRIDANIATPDHNVPTTPDRKGGIESITDPVSRLQVETLDKNCDDFGILEFKMNDTRQGIVHVISPEQGTTLPGMTIVCGDSHTSTHGALGALAHGIGTSEVEHVLATQCLVAKKMKNMLVKVEGKLAAGVTSKDIVLAVIGKIGTAGGTGHAMEFAGSAIRDLSVEGRMTICNMSIEAGARVGLVAVDDKTIDYVKGRPFAPKGDNWDKAVAAWQDLVSDPDAHFDTVVELDAATIKPQVSWGTSPEMVLPVDAIVPDPAKEVDPIKRGSIERALKYMGLQANQAITDIKVDKVFIGSCTNSRIEDIRAAAEVAKGRKVAANVKLAMVVPGSGLVKEQAEQEGLDKIFIEAGFEWREPGCSMCLAMNPDRLESGEHCASTSNRNFEGRQGAGGRTHLVSPAMAAAAAVTGHFIDVRELMKEGA
- the leuD gene encoding 3-isopropylmalate dehydratase small subunit, whose translation is MKPYTKVTGLVAPLDRANVDTDQIIPKQFLKSIKRTGFGVNLFDEWRYLDVGYPGQDCSTRPINKEFVLNQPRYQGATVLIARENFGCGSSREHAPWALEEYGFRTVIAPSYADIFFNNSFKNGLLPIILTEQEVDELFKAVEAKEGYQLTIDLASQTVTTPEGKQYHFEVDAFRKHCLLNGLDDIGLTLQDADTIRSFEEKHKQAQPWLFQNK
- a CDS encoding class I SAM-dependent methyltransferase; this translates as MKDHKQVVDKQFGEQANAYLTSAVHAQGEEFSLLQQAVANCQHADVLDLGCGAGHVSFHVAPSVNKVVAYDLSESMLEVVAASSVAKNLGNIETVQGVAESLPFADNSFDFVFSRYSAHHWQDLGIALREVKRVLKPSGIAAFIDVVSPEQPLLDTYLQTLEVLRDTSHVRDYSVAEWVRQLGEAQLIVTKHHKQKLRLEFTSWVERMRTPEVYRSAILALQQAMAQEVRDYFEIDQQGSFSTDVLVVWATKL
- the leuB gene encoding 3-isopropylmalate dehydrogenase gives rise to the protein MSKKILVLPGDGIGPEIVAEAVKVLDVINDKYNLGFELTEDAIGGAAVDKYGVPLADSTLATAREVDAVLLGSVGGPKWDTIERSIRPEKGLLKIRSELGLFANLRPAILYPQLADASSLKAEFVAGLDILIVRELTGGIYFGEPRGIRTLENGERQGYNTLPYRESEIERIARVGFEMAQLRNKKLCSVDKANVMEASQLWREVVNNIAKDYPDVELSHMYVDNAAMQLVRLPKQFDVIVTENMFGDILSDQASMLTGSIGMLPSASLDANGKGMYEPSHGSAPDIAGKNIANPLATILSVAMMLRYTFKHTESANLIEKAVGLTLDKNLRTADIMSIGCDKVSTSEMGNAVVAELKKL